AACCTTGTAAACGTGGTTTAGGCAGTTAGCAATTGCCATCTTAAGCCGGGTAAAATTGCAAAGGTTAATTGTGGAACATTCACTAAATTTGTATCGATACTTTGCGTTTTCATACTGAAGTTTTACTCTATGCTTGTAATTAGTTTCATGGAACGGCCACCTTTCACTTATTTTTGCGTACATCCATGCGAATAACAGCGCAATAAAAGTgggtttttaattatttatactATCACTTGACTATCAGTTTGTTATGCAATACAAAAATTGCGGcggataaagaaaaaagtttatgCACGTGAAATACGTACCTTAGACCCTAGGCGTCGTCTAACGCGTGGTGATAAGGATTATTAAATTTAGAGCtaatttgtcattttcttttattttgcctAAAACAATGGTGAAACATACATCTTTTCTCCGTTAAATTCCCACGGGTTCCATCGACCGAAAGACAAATATTATGCAAGAACCCAGTGTAAAGAGGACCCTACTAAGAGTCTAAAGACAGGTCACCTGCTTAATACAGATTTCACAGTTATTGCACGAACATCTGTTGGTGAAtcaaaagcatttcaattttacttttagAAAGAACATGCAAAAGTGATCGTCCTCAGCAAGTAGTATTCAGCCAAAGAGTACAGGACTACATTCTGTCAGGTCCCGTAGTCACGACAGAACTAGTTGCTAGTGATCAAGAGTGCCAGATGCGATGCATTTTGAGTTTTAAGTGTGATGTTTACAACTTGGGTCCTCTGGATGATTCTTTTCGTCGATCCTGTCAGATCTTAAGATATGACCTCAAGAGTTACATTGTTAAGCGCCAAAAGGGCTGGAGCTTCCGGGCGAGAAAGGTAGCATGTTTTAACtttggtttaaattttgaaaatcatcGGAGGCGAGAGACCTCATAGACGACTTTCCCGCAGATTTCGGAAGGTTGAGTCCGAGCGAATATGGAAGGTTGGGTCCGAGCTCTAGCAATGAtaatatctttttaattttttatggaaaaagACACTTTTCTCTTAGACTGCCTCTCTTGGCAAAGCAAAATGTATGGCTGTCAGAAGCTGTAATTTAAACCTGACGAAATCCTAATGAAAGGGCTGAAGTGGGATGGGAAAGTAACTTCATTTTGACCATCATCCCGTTCACGAGAGTAAGCAGCACTTACAAGTTGTTTCATGCATACGAATACGGTATAAGCACAGGCTAAGTTTTATGAATTGCGTCAGTTCAAATGATATATTGAAACCACAAGTCGGTGGTTTTTAACATTctaagaaagaaaactaatcTAAGTCCCACCCAAAAGCTACTCTTCTCAGTTGAATGAATGTTTTTCAACACTGAGGCGTTACTTCCGAAATAACTTTTGTACTGTTAAGTCCCGAGAGGGCAGTACATATAATTGGGAATAGATATTGATCCCTTTTCAAACGAGCTTTATTTGAAGATCTAACTGAATATTTCGATGAGAACTTCAAGACGGTGTCATAGTGGCCTTTATAAACAAACTAATTTCCCTTAACCACAGAGAGATCTTTTTAActataaatgttttattttgcgCTATCGTGTTTAATGCGTCATAgatatatttctcttttctGTATACCAacatcttatttatttttacagtgCACTTGTTCTCCTTGTTTGAATGGTGGTATTTGTTTCTCTATTGATGAAGCCAACACACCGCGTTGTGCTTGCACGAGTAACTGGAGAGGTCCTATATGCGCTGAAACAATCGGTGAGTAAATTAAAAGGCGTGTATCATCCATTTAAATATATTATAGACAGTTACTCATTCtaacttttctttaaatatagCTTTTATTGCAACTAATTTCTTAGACCAGAGTACAAGTTGCGAATATAATTTGCCGGTTTCCAGGTTGCAGAAATGACTGGAAGAACTACAGTATATTTTGCTACAAAATGTTCAAAACGGAAGAAGTGACATTTTTCGAAGCTAATTCCAGCTGTATAAACGAAGATGCTGAACTGGTTTCAATTGGGGACTTTGAAGAATTGCGTTTTCTTGACGAGCTCTTAAGGCAGGAGGGCGTCAACAAGATATACGTGGGTATGACTGACATTGCAGAAGAAGATCGATGGGTGTGGATGGATGGTAGTCCTGTCACTTTGGATCCCTTGTGGCACGGAAATCACCCGGATGGTGGTACAGACGAAAATTGTGGCGAGTATGTAGAGAATCATGGCTTCCATgacaaaaaatgtgaaaaagatAAGAGATATTACGTTTGTAAATACTCGTTGTATCACCTGTAAATTTCCAAAGTTTTGGATGAACACCTCGGCCAAAGATGAGTCTCATTAAATATCGGATAAAGCTAAGCAGTTTGATACGCTCAGTCGTTTGTCCACATTAAAAACGGGGCAGACCAGGTTTATCAAAGGAACGTATTCACTGCATTTAAGCCTGGCCGATCTTTGGGTGCCTCTTTCAGGAAAGCAAGTTAAAACCAAATCAGTCTTCCCTGATTTGGCTCTCCATTTAGGCTGTTACGGCTGAAGAGAGGCACTGAGAAACTTTACTATTTTGTCCAAGAACTGATTaactccacaagatcactttcacGCCCATGATTACCAcgcttttcctgttttcttcaAAGTCCCGGATGGGTTTTATCCACCTTAGGAACACTGGAAAAATGCGTTTTATTGTAAAATGGAATCAATTGAAAGAATTGATCAGACTTTAGTTTTCATGTTACCTTTATACCGTTTTAACTTGTGGATACGCGAAGTTTTTAATGGTGACTCTGCTATGGAAATGGGTCACTCACTTCCTCACTAGGATGTAGAAACACTGTAATTTGTCATCCCAAAACTCGCTCGGGCCTAACGCCATCATCTTGGAATAGTAGCCCCGCATAAACGATAGCCAGGCTTGCTACAGTTTATACCTAGCATCGTTGCCTTAAATGCCACCTTTCGGGTGGCCAAAAACTTATTTAGTAAAAGCACAAACCTAATACTGTGAATCGCTTCGATTGTTTACGATCTGATGTAGACAAGAACCGTGGGAACAATTCAGAGCAAGTTTATTGATTAACTTCAATTACTAGTATATAGACATTAGCAGCTGGAGCAATCAGTGACACTTTGGCAGACCAAAATAATCTCGTGCCTCTCTGACTTAAAGAAGACTTTTTTGATTTACTGCCACATATCTTTAACTTCAAAAGGTGGAAAAACTTGCGGTCACATAAAAAACGTTCTGAGGTGCAACGTTTCCGAGGCTGAGAAATTTGGAGGGTTGTTATCAGATGCAAGCGGGAGAAAACCTTGTAAACAAAGATAAACGCGTTACAAAGCAATTATTTCTTGAGCGACTGTGAGGCCAAACGTGACATAGGAATGTAATTTGGATTGTGTAGCCGCAGAAAGCCTTGGACCGCAGCTATTAACTTTGGAAACAGAAATTTGATGACCACAGGATATGTGTTAGTACTATTTACGTAGACTGTGTTTCATTATTCTACGGATTTGGATGGTAACCATCATCCTGGATTTGTCCATGACTTTATGGAAGCTTTCGGGCACAGTCACAAAGTGAGGCCGAAAAACCCCTCGACACTACTTTAAACACTTTTACATGCTTTTATCATTACATCGCAAGTTTTGATACAAAACTACTAATTGCAAGCTAACAGACATATTTCATTTCTAGATTATTTTATCCACTGGTTGGCAATAGGTATTCCTTGATTCAAAATTGTATTTGCattattgaaaataatattatttattgAAGTATTAGCTCTAAGTGTTGGAGTAAAGATAAATAAGACAAATCCTTTGTGCGTCATTTTTATAAGAGCTATGTGGGTCCATAAAACGATACAATTTAAATGAAAGGCTTCCAACCTGGCCTCATTTCAAAAGAGAGGGCATCTCAGAAATGGTTCATTGATCCTTGAAGAGCATTTGATATCTTCATCATGTTCAGTATTATGGCCCCAACTATagtatttcaaaaatatttgaaattcaattcTTTGTGCCGGAAACGGTTGGAGTGCATAacttttcttattgttttctCGAAAAGTTTGGGAAGAGAGCGCAATATAATGCGTTTCAGTCTTAACCATTTGGACTAtggaaatgatttttattttaaataatcattcaattgaattttccattttgaaaaaaggttaCTTATTGACGCTAAGGTTCCTTTTAATCACTTAATTGTTAGTAATTACACTTACATATACGAAAAAGAGATTTCACACTACCACCAATTTTCAATAGAAATAGCTATGTGATGTATGAAGACAGTTGCTTTGATTACAAAAATTCCACTCTTCAGAAAAAGGCTTTCTCAGACAGGAATATGTTCTAAACAGTCTGAGAATATTTACAGCTGTACAAGGCTATTACAAAAAGCCTTATAATTAATTTCCACAAATAAAATATCTGTTTAATACCGAACTAATTTATATCGCTCTGAAGAAGTCCCTGATAATGAACCCGTACTTTGGCGTAGCATAATTcaatctctttcgttttcaaaAGTTGTACAAAAACGTTgttgtttaaaacaaatgtttcctGGACTTCAAATGAAGCACATGGTTGTATTTTTCATTGCTTACACTCATTCTGTGGTGTTGTTTCAGACTGAAAACCTGCGATCTCTATCTCCGCCAACAATGCCTTAGAAACTGTTCTTCCTTTATACTAGTATCTTGCGCTCTTAATTACATAGCAATGAGCATTTAGAGGCTGATAATGCATCCCTCACTGAGTGTCAATGATCCTGATCCGTTATTTTCACCAAAGGTGGGAAAGACTTTGACTGCTGAAGGTAATTGGGGGTCCTCACCTCTTCATCGGAAGTCGTGCCATCGTCAACTATACGAACGTTCTCGTAGAACTGTGTACTATCCCATGACTGCAACAAAAGTATAGACAAACTTCTGTCAACGTTGAATTTGCTTTTAAACCCAATGAAATTAATTCAGCgataaaaaagtaaacacaCAGAATGTAACAGTAGTATTTCAACCAACTAGATTTTCGTCCACGGATCCCAGCTTTAAATGGACTAGACGCGGAAACCTGAGGAAAACCTCTCGGATCAAGGAATAGAGATAAATTCAGACTGCACCCCAACCTGAATCAGAGGAATTGGAGCTGAGTGCTCCAAACTCGGCACCGTCCCTGCCCTCTCCTCCCCGCCAAAATATGAAAACCACCTCTAAGCGGTCACCCAGTACTAACAAGAGTATTACCCTTACGGCAGCCAATTATCAAAATTCCGAAGTTAAGTTCTGTATAATCCTGAAAATATTAGAATACCTCTAAGAAGCGGCTATTAATACGGAATCAAGCACTCATTTGTAAACTGTATAGATTAACTGAAGTCTTGACTACTCGGGAGACTGTAGAATCAACGAAATGCAATGACATGACTGTATTAAGGACACCTTACCTGTTCCTTGTCGCTTAATAGCGGTCTACCAAGCACACTTGGCAAATTCTCAGGCTCCAGACTGGAAATAGTTAGACCAACCAACACAAGTACTATACCTGAAGGCACAGAGGTTGATAACAAATTTCACATGGATAATAACGATAATCGATTGTTTATTGTAATCGTCACGTTAGTGAAGTGGTGGGAAGTAGATGATATTCGGCTATGTAATGGCGATTacgataataatgatgaaaattacGACGAGGGTGGTAATAACAGTATGAAGATAATGacagtaatgatgatgatgatgatgatgacgagtACGgagatgaaaatgatgatgataaaactGCCAATGACGATGACGAGTGTAACAACCAAGTGGAATCGTCCTTTCTCTATTATCGGCTACAAAACTCTAATAACAATAAAGGGATGAAGTTCCTagggaaactgtggtgctgcgtctgtgggagAGTACATGTATAACAGGacaaatcgctctgacgaaaggctaacgctcgaaacgccagcttttaaactttttacgtTGGCCAACATTTAAGTTCACCATTACCCCTTTATTAGAATGTCGCTTAAGAGGGCCACATGGTAAGGTGGCTAGATTTTGAACTAAAAGCCTCCTGCTGTACGAATTGTTGCACTAGACGAAGATTTGTTTATCGTTACCGACTTACCTACAACCTCGGAAATAATGTACCCAACATCTAGCATCTTAAATTCTCTGACAAATATCCAGTCCTCGAACCATACTACTATTGGGACCATGCATAAGACGCGGTTAGTCACCACAGCCCCTGAGAGATAACGCAGGGTCAGTAAGCACAAATTTGGTATAAACTGACTCCGACGGCCCTAAATCTTAATGCCATAATTAAGTTAATTCATAATATTAAGAAGAGCAATGAGATTAAAATTGGGTGAAAGTTACGAGTCTCGGGGCTTTTCGACGAAAAATGAAGAATTCTAGGTCACCGCGAAAATTCTGAAACAATTCGTCGAATTTACGGGATATCTATTGTTTCGGCGTATGCGATTGTTTGGCCCTGAAAATTCCTCTAAGATTAAGATAGAGAATTCGCTCTGACGTTTCGTTAAGTCTGTGCCCTTTTCTTTCGCTGCAAAATAGGAACGCGAACAGTAATATTTCCATGACTGATACTAGTATGACAAATTTGCTACTGCGTGCGCATGGATGTCACAtcacaacaacatcaacaatcTTTAAAATCTACTCTTCCAAACCAAATCTACAAGTCGTTACAAGAACTAAaccgtgaaaaaaaattaagtactGATTGACTGGGACCATAAAGGGATTCCGGAACCAAGAGGGATGACATGAGTGATTGTGGGAGATGAAGATATCActattgaaaaactgaataacAGGTAACTTAACATCCTTACCAACTTCATTCATCATGTAATCCACTAGCAGTGCAGCCAGCCATCCAGATATCAAAGTAAGGAAAATTATTGAGAACACTGCCTTGCCATCCCCCCAGTTTATCTACaaagatgaacaaaataa
This region of Pocillopora verrucosa isolate sample1 chromosome 3, ASM3666991v2, whole genome shotgun sequence genomic DNA includes:
- the LOC131786795 gene encoding versican core protein-like, with translation MIVNPWVKSVVLLALMIYRSTLSERTCKSDRPQQVVFSQRVQDYILSGPVVTTELVASDQECQMRCILSFKCDVYNLGPLDDSFRRSCQILRYDLKSYIVKRQKGWSFRARKCTCSPCLNGGICFSIDEANTPRCACTSNWRGPICAETIGCRNDWKNYSIFCYKMFKTEEVTFFEANSSCINEDAELVSIGDFEELRFLDELLRQEGVNKIYVGMTDIAEEDRWVWMDGSPVTLDPLWHGNHPDGGTDENCGEYVENHGFHDKKCEKDKRYYVCKYSLYHL